Proteins encoded by one window of Pseudorca crassidens isolate mPseCra1 chromosome 3, mPseCra1.hap1, whole genome shotgun sequence:
- the GPR108 gene encoding protein GPR108 isoform X2, with product MAVSERRGLARGSPAEWGKRLLLLLLLGGCSGRIHRLTLTGEKRADIQLNSFGFYTNGSLEVDLSLLRLGLQETDEKAPLVGFSLTRIRSGSVPSYSSRDPHDCPLRKNSSNLLAVFLINTKDLQVQVRKYGEQKKLFISAGLLPEAPSEPELPKSEHRVNPKVDGGTTTAPDKAKLKPTGSQADQQGIGGKDQDLVLGLGHLNNSYNFSFHVVIGSRAEEGQYNLNFHNCYNSVPGREQPFDITVMIREKNPEGFLSAAEIPLFKLYMVMSACFLASGIFWVSILCKNTYNVFKIHWLMAALAFTKSVSLLFHSINYYFINSQGHPIEGLAVMHYITHLLKGALLFITIALIGSGWAFIKYILSDKEKKVFGIVISLQVLANVAYIVIESREEGTSDYGVWKEILFLVDLICCGAILFPVVWSIRHLQDTSGTDGKVAVNLAKLKLFRHYYVMVICYIYFTRIIAILLRVAVPFQWQWLYQLLVEGSTLAFFVLTGYKFQPTRDNPYLQLPQEDEEDEEDVQMKMTDSGFREGLSKVNKTTSRRELL from the exons ATGGCCGTGAGCGAGAGGAGGGGGCTCGCCCGCGGGAGCCCCGCGGAGTGGGGGAAGCGgctacttctgctgctgctgttagGCGGTTGCTCTGGGCGCATCCACCGGCTGACGCTGACG GGGGAGAAGCGAGCAGACATCCAGCTGAACAGCTTTGGCTTCTACACCAACGGCTCTCTGGAGGTGGACCTGAGCCTCCTGCGGCTGGGCCTCCAGGAGACAGATGAGAAAGCCCCATTG GTGGGGTTCAGTCTGACCCGTATTCGATCTGGCAGTGTTCCTTCCTATTCA AGCCGGGACCCTCACGACTGTCCTCTCCGGAAAAACAGTAGCAACCTTCTGGCTGTCTTCCTCATCAACACCAAGGATCTGCA GGTCCAGGTACGAAAGTATGGGGAACAGAAGAAGCTGTTCATCTCTGCCGGGCTCCTCCCCGAAGCGCCCTCCGAACCAGAGCTCCCGAAGTCAGAGCACAGGGTCAACCCCAAGGTGGATGGCG GGACCACTACTGCACCCGACAAGGCCAAGTTGAAACCCACAGGGTCACAAGCCGACCAGCAG GGCATTGGTGGAAAGGACCAGGACCTGGTGTTGGGCCTGGGCCATCTCAACAACTCCTACAATTTCAGT TTCCACGTGGTGATCGGCTCGAGGGCCGAGGAAGGCCAGTACAACCTCAACTTCCACAACTGCTACAACTCGGTGCCGGGCCGAGAGCAGCCGTTCGACATCACG GTAATGATACGGGAGAAGAACCCCGAGGGCTTCCTGTCGGCGGCGGAAATCCCCCTCTTCAAGCTGTACATGGTCATGTCCGCCTGCTTCCTGGCCTCCGGCATCTTCTGGGTGTCCATCCTCTGCAAGAACAC GTACAACGTCTTCAAGATCCACTGGCTCATGGCAGCCCTGGCTTTCACCAAGAGCgtctctctccttttccacaGT ATCAACTACTACTTCATCAACAGCCAGGGCCACCCCATCGAGGGCCTCGCTGTCATGCACTACATCACGCATCT GCTGAAGGGCGCCCTCCTCTTCATCACCATCGCCTTGATCGGCTCCGGCTGGGCCTTCATCAAGTACATCCTGTCCGACAAGGAGAAGAAGGTCTTCGGGATCGTGATCTCGCTGCAG gTCCTGGCCAACGTGGCCTACATTGTCATCGAGTCCCGTGAGGAGGGCACCAGCGACTACGGCGTCTGGAAGGAGATCCTCTTTCTGGTGGACCTCATCTGCTGCGGCGCCATCCTCTTCCCCGTGGTCTG GTCCATCCGGCATCTCCAGGACACGTCTGGCACTGatgggaagg TGGCAGTGAACCTGGCCAAGCTGAAGCTTTTCCGGCATTACTACGTCATG GTCATCTGCTACATCTACTTCACACGGATCATCGCCATCCTGCTGCGGGTGGCCGTGCCTTTCCAGTGGCAGTGGCTGTACCAG CTCTTGGTGGAGGGCTCTACTCTCGCCTTCTTCGTGCTCACGGGCTACAAGTTCCAGCCCACAAGGGATAACCCGTACCTGCAGCTGCCccaggaggacgaggaggacgaggaggatgTGCAGATGAA AATGACCGATTCTGGGTTCCGGGAAGGCCTGTCCAAAGTCAACAAAACGACCAGCAGGCGAGAGCTGTTGTGA
- the GPR108 gene encoding protein GPR108 isoform X1 → MAVSERRGLARGSPAEWGKRLLLLLLLGGCSGRIHRLTLTGEKRADIQLNSFGFYTNGSLEVDLSLLRLGLQETDEKAPLVGFSLTRIRSGSVPSYSSRDPHDCPLRKNSSNLLAVFLINTKDLQVQVRKYGEQKKLFISAGLLPEAPSEPELPKSEHRVNPKVDGGTTTAPDKAKLKPTGSQADQQGIGGKDQDLVLGLGHLNNSYNFSFHVVIGSRAEEGQYNLNFHNCYNSVPGREQPFDITVMIREKNPEGFLSAAEIPLFKLYMVMSACFLASGIFWVSILCKNTYNVFKIHWLMAALAFTKSVSLLFHSINYYFINSQGHPIEGLAVMHYITHLLKGALLFITIALIGSGWAFIKYILSDKEKKVFGIVISLQVLANVAYIVIESREEGTSDYGVWKEILFLVDLICCGAILFPVVWSIRHLQDTSGTDGKVAVNLAKLKLFRHYYVMVICYIYFTRIIAILLRVAVPFQWQWLYQLLVEGSTLAFFVLTGYKFQPTRDNPYLQLPQEDEEDEEDVQMKQVMTDSGFREGLSKVNKTTSRRELL, encoded by the exons ATGGCCGTGAGCGAGAGGAGGGGGCTCGCCCGCGGGAGCCCCGCGGAGTGGGGGAAGCGgctacttctgctgctgctgttagGCGGTTGCTCTGGGCGCATCCACCGGCTGACGCTGACG GGGGAGAAGCGAGCAGACATCCAGCTGAACAGCTTTGGCTTCTACACCAACGGCTCTCTGGAGGTGGACCTGAGCCTCCTGCGGCTGGGCCTCCAGGAGACAGATGAGAAAGCCCCATTG GTGGGGTTCAGTCTGACCCGTATTCGATCTGGCAGTGTTCCTTCCTATTCA AGCCGGGACCCTCACGACTGTCCTCTCCGGAAAAACAGTAGCAACCTTCTGGCTGTCTTCCTCATCAACACCAAGGATCTGCA GGTCCAGGTACGAAAGTATGGGGAACAGAAGAAGCTGTTCATCTCTGCCGGGCTCCTCCCCGAAGCGCCCTCCGAACCAGAGCTCCCGAAGTCAGAGCACAGGGTCAACCCCAAGGTGGATGGCG GGACCACTACTGCACCCGACAAGGCCAAGTTGAAACCCACAGGGTCACAAGCCGACCAGCAG GGCATTGGTGGAAAGGACCAGGACCTGGTGTTGGGCCTGGGCCATCTCAACAACTCCTACAATTTCAGT TTCCACGTGGTGATCGGCTCGAGGGCCGAGGAAGGCCAGTACAACCTCAACTTCCACAACTGCTACAACTCGGTGCCGGGCCGAGAGCAGCCGTTCGACATCACG GTAATGATACGGGAGAAGAACCCCGAGGGCTTCCTGTCGGCGGCGGAAATCCCCCTCTTCAAGCTGTACATGGTCATGTCCGCCTGCTTCCTGGCCTCCGGCATCTTCTGGGTGTCCATCCTCTGCAAGAACAC GTACAACGTCTTCAAGATCCACTGGCTCATGGCAGCCCTGGCTTTCACCAAGAGCgtctctctccttttccacaGT ATCAACTACTACTTCATCAACAGCCAGGGCCACCCCATCGAGGGCCTCGCTGTCATGCACTACATCACGCATCT GCTGAAGGGCGCCCTCCTCTTCATCACCATCGCCTTGATCGGCTCCGGCTGGGCCTTCATCAAGTACATCCTGTCCGACAAGGAGAAGAAGGTCTTCGGGATCGTGATCTCGCTGCAG gTCCTGGCCAACGTGGCCTACATTGTCATCGAGTCCCGTGAGGAGGGCACCAGCGACTACGGCGTCTGGAAGGAGATCCTCTTTCTGGTGGACCTCATCTGCTGCGGCGCCATCCTCTTCCCCGTGGTCTG GTCCATCCGGCATCTCCAGGACACGTCTGGCACTGatgggaagg TGGCAGTGAACCTGGCCAAGCTGAAGCTTTTCCGGCATTACTACGTCATG GTCATCTGCTACATCTACTTCACACGGATCATCGCCATCCTGCTGCGGGTGGCCGTGCCTTTCCAGTGGCAGTGGCTGTACCAG CTCTTGGTGGAGGGCTCTACTCTCGCCTTCTTCGTGCTCACGGGCTACAAGTTCCAGCCCACAAGGGATAACCCGTACCTGCAGCTGCCccaggaggacgaggaggacgaggaggatgTGCAGATGAAGCAAGT AATGACCGATTCTGGGTTCCGGGAAGGCCTGTCCAAAGTCAACAAAACGACCAGCAGGCGAGAGCTGTTGTGA